One segment of Mycolicibacterium baixiangningiae DNA contains the following:
- a CDS encoding glycosyltransferase family 1 protein: MKALRRFTVRAHLPDRLTALERLSINLRWSWDKPTQDLFADIDPKLWQQIGCDPVALLGGVKPSRLDELARDDAFVRRLDELAADLDDYLSRPLWYQQQVEHGEALPNGIAYFSMEFGVAEVLPNYSGGLGILAGDHLKSASDLGLPLIAVGLYYRSGYFRQSLTADGWQHENYPSLDPQGLPLRLLTDADDNQVLVELAMPDDASLRARVWVAQVGRIPLLLLDSDIPENDHDLRGVTDRLYGGDQEHRIKQEILAGIGGVRAIRAFTKVEGLPSPEVFHMNEGHAGFLGVERIRELIDAGLDFDTSLTVVRSSTVFTTHTPVPAGIDRFPVEMIKRYFGADQLLPGVPLDRIIGFGAEEDLSKFNMAHMGLRLAQRANGVSLLHGRVSREMFNELWPGFDPNEVPIGSITNGVHAPTWAAPQWLELGRELLGSQDLGPLRETDTWERLKEVDPGHLWWIRSQLRRSLVEDVRARLRRSWLERGAAEAELGWIATAFDPDVLTIGFARRVPTYKRLTLMLRDPARLEKLLLDKERPVQLIVAGKSHPADDGGKALIQQVVRFADRHEVRHRIAFLPDYDMSMARQLYYGCDVWLNNPLRPLEACGTSGMKSALNGGLNLSIRDGWWDEWFDGENGWEIPTADGLADETRRDDLEAAALYDLVEQSVAPRFYERDEQGIPLRWVEMVRHTLRVLGPKVLASRMVRDYTQKYYAPAAQSLRQTVEAADGVTFGAASALADYRRRVQLAWPKVTISDVDSSGLPDTPLINSELTLTATVALAGLQPDEVSVQAVIGRVDASDTLLDPVAVPMEHTGTADGGREIFETTTPLPVAGPVGYTVRVLPHHRLLAADNELGLVALA, translated from the coding sequence GTGAAAGCGCTGCGCAGGTTCACCGTCCGAGCCCACCTTCCCGACCGTCTCACCGCGCTCGAGCGGTTGTCGATCAACCTGCGCTGGTCGTGGGACAAACCCACCCAGGATCTGTTCGCCGACATCGACCCGAAGCTGTGGCAGCAGATCGGCTGCGATCCGGTGGCGTTGCTCGGCGGCGTGAAACCGAGCCGGCTCGACGAACTCGCCCGCGACGACGCGTTCGTCCGCCGTCTCGACGAATTGGCCGCCGATCTCGACGACTACCTGAGCCGCCCGCTGTGGTACCAGCAGCAGGTCGAGCACGGCGAGGCGCTGCCCAACGGCATCGCGTACTTCTCGATGGAGTTCGGCGTTGCCGAGGTGCTGCCGAACTACTCGGGCGGCCTCGGCATCCTCGCCGGTGACCACCTCAAGTCGGCATCCGATCTCGGTCTGCCGCTGATCGCGGTCGGCCTGTATTACCGCTCCGGATATTTCCGTCAGTCGCTGACCGCCGACGGTTGGCAGCACGAGAACTATCCGTCGCTGGATCCGCAGGGGCTGCCCTTGCGGCTGTTGACCGACGCCGACGACAACCAGGTGCTCGTCGAACTGGCCATGCCCGACGACGCCTCGCTGCGCGCGCGGGTCTGGGTGGCCCAGGTCGGGCGGATCCCGTTGCTGCTGCTCGACTCCGACATCCCCGAGAACGACCACGATCTGCGCGGGGTCACCGACCGCCTGTACGGCGGCGACCAGGAACACCGGATCAAACAGGAGATCCTCGCCGGTATCGGCGGTGTCCGGGCGATCCGGGCGTTCACCAAGGTGGAGGGTTTGCCGTCACCGGAGGTCTTCCACATGAACGAGGGCCACGCCGGCTTCCTCGGCGTGGAGCGCATCCGCGAATTGATCGACGCGGGACTCGATTTCGACACCTCGCTCACGGTGGTTCGGTCCTCGACGGTGTTCACCACGCACACCCCGGTGCCCGCCGGAATCGACCGGTTCCCGGTCGAGATGATCAAGCGGTATTTCGGCGCCGACCAGCTCCTGCCCGGGGTGCCGCTGGACCGGATCATCGGGTTCGGCGCCGAGGAAGACCTGTCGAAGTTCAACATGGCCCACATGGGGCTGCGGCTGGCGCAGCGGGCCAACGGTGTCTCGCTACTGCACGGCCGGGTCAGCCGGGAGATGTTCAACGAGCTGTGGCCGGGCTTCGATCCGAACGAGGTGCCCATCGGCTCGATCACCAATGGGGTGCACGCCCCCACGTGGGCGGCGCCGCAGTGGCTGGAACTCGGCCGTGAACTGCTCGGCAGCCAGGACCTGGGTCCCCTGCGGGAGACCGACACGTGGGAGCGCCTCAAGGAGGTCGATCCGGGTCACCTGTGGTGGATCCGCTCGCAACTGCGCCGCTCGCTGGTCGAGGACGTCCGGGCGCGGTTGCGCCGGTCCTGGCTGGAACGGGGTGCGGCCGAAGCTGAGCTGGGTTGGATCGCAACGGCTTTCGATCCCGATGTGCTGACCATCGGCTTCGCCCGCCGGGTGCCCACCTACAAGCGGCTGACGCTGATGCTGCGCGATCCGGCCCGGCTGGAGAAGCTGCTGCTGGACAAGGAGCGGCCGGTGCAGCTGATCGTGGCAGGCAAATCGCACCCCGCCGACGACGGCGGCAAAGCGCTGATCCAGCAGGTGGTGCGGTTCGCCGACCGCCACGAGGTGCGCCACCGCATCGCGTTCCTGCCGGACTACGACATGTCGATGGCGCGGCAGCTGTACTACGGCTGCGACGTCTGGCTGAACAACCCGCTGCGGCCGCTGGAGGCGTGCGGTACCTCCGGCATGAAGAGCGCGCTCAACGGCGGGCTGAACCTGTCGATCCGCGACGGTTGGTGGGACGAGTGGTTCGACGGCGAGAACGGCTGGGAGATCCCGACCGCCGACGGCCTGGCCGACGAGACGCGTCGCGACGACCTCGAGGCCGCCGCCCTCTACGACCTCGTCGAACAGTCGGTGGCCCCGAGGTTCTACGAGCGCGACGAACAGGGCATACCGCTGCGTTGGGTCGAGATGGTGCGCCACACCCTGCGGGTGCTGGGCCCGAAGGTGCTGGCGTCGCGGATGGTGCGTGACTACACCCAGAAGTACTACGCGCCTGCCGCACAGTCGCTGCGGCAGACCGTGGAGGCCGCCGACGGGGTGACATTCGGTGCCGCAAGCGCACTGGCCGACTACCGGCGCCGGGTGCAGCTGGCGTGGCCGAAGGTCACGATCAGCGACGTCGACAGCTCCGGACTTCCCGACACCCCGCTGATCAACTCGGAGCTGACGCTGACCGCGACGGTGGCGCTGGCGGGTCTGCAACCCGACGAGGTGTCCGTGCAGGCGGTGATCGGCCGGGTCGATGCGAGCGATACGTTGCTCGATCCCGTGGCGGTGCCGATGGAGCACACCGGCACCGCCGACGGCGGCCGCGAGATCTTCGAGACCACGACGCCGCTGCCGGTGGCCGGGCCGGTGGGCTACACCGTCCGCGTGCTCCCGCATCACCGCCTGCTGGCCGCCGACAACGAACTCGGCCTGGTCGCACTGGCGTGA
- a CDS encoding Vgb family protein: MSAVRELGGGPYALAAGADGAMWVTLVHDGAIARVGPDGAVDRFPVGAGARPSLITSGPDGALWFTRNGDDRIGRITTAGELTEFALAVGSAPFGICVGADGALWFTEMGSGGIGRITVDGEVSGCATVRGTPSMITRGPDDALWFTLNQGNAIGRLDPAGGVTLRALPTPGSGPVGITATHDDSIWFTEILGDRLGRIPLDGALQEIELPGKPHAVVADPADGVWVSLWGADQLARVSGDGDVVTMDLPEGSEPHGLAIGPDGVLWVALEAGFVVRMPG; the protein is encoded by the coding sequence GTGAGCGCGGTCCGCGAGCTCGGGGGAGGCCCCTACGCGCTGGCGGCCGGAGCGGACGGGGCGATGTGGGTGACGCTCGTGCACGATGGGGCGATCGCGCGGGTCGGGCCCGACGGTGCCGTCGACCGCTTCCCCGTGGGTGCCGGCGCGCGCCCGTCGCTCATCACGTCCGGACCAGACGGGGCGCTGTGGTTCACCCGCAACGGCGACGACCGGATCGGTCGCATCACCACCGCCGGTGAGCTCACCGAGTTCGCGCTCGCCGTAGGCAGCGCGCCGTTCGGCATCTGCGTCGGTGCCGACGGCGCCCTGTGGTTCACCGAGATGGGTTCGGGCGGTATCGGCCGCATCACCGTCGACGGCGAGGTCAGCGGGTGTGCAACGGTTCGCGGCACCCCGTCGATGATCACCCGCGGGCCCGACGATGCGCTGTGGTTCACGCTCAACCAGGGCAACGCCATCGGTCGGCTGGACCCGGCCGGCGGGGTGACGCTGCGCGCGCTGCCGACACCGGGGTCGGGGCCGGTGGGCATCACCGCCACCCACGACGACTCGATCTGGTTCACCGAGATCCTCGGCGACCGGCTGGGCCGGATCCCGCTCGACGGGGCGCTGCAGGAGATCGAGCTGCCCGGTAAACCGCACGCGGTCGTCGCCGACCCCGCCGACGGGGTGTGGGTGAGCCTGTGGGGCGCCGACCAGTTGGCCCGGGTCAGCGGCGACGGTGACGTGGTGACCATGGATCTGCCCGAGGGAAGCGAACCGCACGGTCTGGCGATCGGTCCCGACGGCGTGCTGTGGGTGGCGCTGGAAGCCGGGTTCGTCGTGCGCATGCCCGGCTGA
- a CDS encoding Ig-like domain-containing protein: MGVRRGGRRSEGFAVRRWLQLGAASAGVGAGLLCFSLLGPQVGTAAADTAGESSTTSSASGSDGDTPSASTDAADGTEQDAKDTDQDADDQDADDQDADDQDADDQDADDEGIDTDIDGEDTEGEVAADEQVDDSDNPGPDDASAADDAASAVSNSSEAVAPEAKSQPQARSVAPRASVGSWSEVTGRAIDNWTSSSQGWINSLPVDNQAKYHVEGALWTARRTFLNQAPSVAPVQISGKVDGPVVGNVGAIDPDGDRLIYVVTRGPRSGSVHLNADGTYTYTPGADFNGVDTFRVLAVDVGPHINLVDPFRAVGAHATNLVNQRAIRFEFSFVRGQEHWTPERVQALQTSADDLVEYFLVTSPVVLAYDVTGMEDEKSSVLASAYSDLISEEPGFWPTVVQHKMLTGADANGAAADGEIEWNFGSAWALGDTVGPGEFDFISTAMHEVVHSFGFSSRIRQPGHNVGDNWSVFAGFVVTRDRARPFDSDFRWNTDFDPALTGGDGGLFFGGVNAVSAYGGFVPLFTPDPWESGSSMGHLDDRTFTGTGQKLMNAVAEPGLGIRVLSPFEIGILRDLGYRVSAPLVRL, translated from the coding sequence ATGGGGGTTCGTCGGGGTGGGCGCCGTTCGGAGGGCTTCGCGGTCCGGCGCTGGTTGCAGCTGGGGGCGGCGTCGGCCGGCGTCGGTGCGGGGTTGCTGTGCTTCTCGCTGCTGGGTCCGCAGGTGGGTACAGCCGCCGCAGACACCGCGGGGGAGTCCTCGACGACGTCGAGCGCGTCCGGGTCGGATGGCGACACCCCATCTGCGTCGACGGATGCGGCCGACGGCACCGAACAGGACGCGAAGGACACCGACCAAGACGCTGACGACCAGGACGCTGACGACCAGGACGCTGACGACCAGGACGCTGACGACCAAGACGCTGACGACGAGGGCATCGACACAGACATCGATGGCGAAGACACCGAGGGCGAGGTGGCGGCCGACGAGCAGGTCGACGACTCCGACAATCCCGGACCCGACGACGCTTCCGCAGCTGACGACGCCGCATCGGCCGTGTCCAATTCCTCGGAAGCCGTTGCGCCGGAGGCGAAGTCACAACCACAGGCACGGTCGGTGGCGCCTAGGGCGTCGGTGGGCAGCTGGAGTGAGGTCACCGGGCGGGCGATCGACAACTGGACTTCCTCGTCTCAGGGCTGGATCAACTCCCTGCCGGTCGACAACCAGGCCAAGTACCACGTCGAGGGGGCTCTCTGGACGGCCCGACGCACCTTCCTGAACCAGGCTCCGAGTGTTGCGCCGGTCCAAATCAGCGGCAAGGTCGACGGACCGGTCGTCGGCAACGTCGGTGCGATCGACCCGGACGGCGACCGGCTGATCTACGTCGTCACCAGGGGACCGCGATCAGGATCGGTGCACCTCAACGCCGACGGCACCTACACCTACACGCCGGGAGCGGACTTCAACGGGGTCGACACCTTCCGCGTCCTCGCCGTCGACGTCGGACCGCACATCAATCTCGTCGACCCTTTCCGCGCGGTCGGCGCTCACGCCACGAACCTGGTCAACCAGCGCGCCATCAGGTTCGAGTTCTCATTCGTCAGGGGACAGGAGCACTGGACCCCCGAACGCGTACAGGCGTTGCAAACCTCGGCGGACGATCTGGTCGAGTACTTCCTCGTGACTTCCCCGGTCGTCCTCGCCTACGACGTCACAGGTATGGAGGACGAGAAATCCTCTGTCTTGGCATCGGCCTACAGCGATTTGATCAGCGAGGAGCCCGGCTTCTGGCCGACGGTTGTCCAGCACAAAATGCTCACCGGCGCTGACGCGAACGGTGCGGCCGCCGACGGCGAGATCGAGTGGAATTTCGGGAGCGCATGGGCGCTGGGTGACACCGTTGGCCCCGGTGAATTCGACTTCATCTCAACGGCCATGCACGAGGTGGTGCACTCGTTCGGATTCAGCTCGAGAATCCGCCAGCCCGGTCACAACGTCGGCGACAACTGGTCGGTTTTCGCCGGCTTCGTCGTGACGCGCGATCGTGCCAGGCCGTTCGACAGTGACTTCAGATGGAACACCGACTTCGATCCGGCTCTCACAGGCGGCGACGGCGGCTTGTTCTTCGGCGGAGTCAACGCTGTCTCTGCGTACGGCGGATTCGTGCCGCTCTTCACGCCGGACCCGTGGGAGTCTGGCAGCTCGATGGGGCACCTCGATGACCGCACCTTCACGGGCACGGGTCAGAAGTTGATGAATGCCGTGGCGGAACCGGGGCTCGGTATCAGGGTGCTGAGCCCTTTCGAGATCGGCATCCTGCGTGATCTCGGATACCGGGTGAGCGCGCCACTCGTTCGGCTCTGA
- a CDS encoding alpha-1,4-glucan--maltose-1-phosphate maltosyltransferase — translation MAGRIGIDDVAPVVSGGRYPAKAVVGEVVPVSATVWREGHDAVSATLVVRYHGTTYPDLADAPVGRLGTAEAVPIEDVVLPSPRIKPQALPMSEGRMPDVFHGQFVPDTVGLWTYRVDGWGDPIATWRHNVTVKLDAGQSESELDNDLLVGARLLERAATGVPRQDRYPLAEAVEQLRTPGDPFTRAGAALAPDVTALLDQYPLRELVTRGEQYGVWVDRPLARFGSWYEFFPRSTGGWDSQGNPVHGTFATATKALPRVARMGFDVVYLPPIHPIGKVHRKGPNNSVTAGPHDVGSPWAIGSDEGGHDAVHPELGTIDDFDEFVAAAQAEGLEVALDLALQCAPDHPWARDHPEWFTVLPDGTIAYAENPPKKYQDIYPLNFDNDPAGLYMEVLRVVRFWISHGVKVFRVDNPHTKPPNFWAWLIGEIKNEDPDVLFLAEAFTRPARLYGLAKLGYTQSYTYFTWRTSKAELTEFGEQIAEHADYARPNLFVNTPDILHESLQHGGPGMFAIRAVLASTMSSVWGVYSGYELFEHRAVREGSEEYLNSEKYELRPRDFDAALADGESLEPFIARLNEIRRVHPALHELRTIKFHFPDNDAVLAYSKFDPATGDQVLVVVTLNPFGPEEATVWLDMAALGMEPYDRFWVRDEITGEEYQWGQSNYVRIDPARAVAHVLNMPQVPADQRLNLLRRE, via the coding sequence GTGGCCGGCCGTATCGGAATCGATGACGTCGCGCCCGTGGTATCCGGCGGGAGGTATCCGGCCAAAGCGGTGGTGGGAGAAGTAGTGCCGGTGAGCGCCACGGTCTGGCGTGAGGGTCATGACGCCGTGTCCGCGACGCTGGTGGTGCGCTATCACGGCACGACCTATCCCGACCTCGCCGACGCCCCCGTGGGCCGGCTGGGTACCGCAGAGGCCGTCCCGATCGAGGACGTCGTTCTGCCGTCGCCGCGCATCAAACCGCAGGCGCTGCCGATGAGCGAGGGTCGTATGCCGGATGTGTTCCACGGGCAGTTCGTCCCGGACACCGTCGGGCTGTGGACCTACCGCGTCGACGGCTGGGGCGATCCGATCGCGACGTGGCGGCACAACGTGACCGTCAAACTCGACGCCGGGCAGAGCGAGTCGGAGTTGGACAACGACCTGCTGGTGGGCGCCCGCCTGCTGGAGCGCGCCGCCACCGGCGTGCCGCGCCAGGACCGCTACCCCCTGGCCGAGGCCGTGGAGCAGTTGCGCACACCCGGTGACCCGTTCACCCGGGCGGGCGCCGCGCTGGCGCCCGACGTCACGGCGTTGCTCGATCAGTATCCGCTGCGCGAATTGGTCACGCGCGGAGAGCAATACGGGGTGTGGGTAGATCGTCCGCTGGCCCGTTTCGGCTCGTGGTACGAGTTCTTCCCCCGGTCCACCGGCGGGTGGGACAGCCAGGGCAACCCGGTGCACGGCACCTTCGCCACCGCGACCAAGGCGCTGCCCCGCGTCGCCCGCATGGGTTTCGATGTCGTCTACCTTCCCCCGATCCACCCGATCGGCAAGGTGCACCGCAAGGGCCCCAACAACAGCGTCACCGCCGGGCCCCACGACGTCGGCTCGCCATGGGCGATCGGCAGCGACGAGGGCGGGCACGACGCCGTCCACCCTGAGCTGGGCACCATCGACGATTTCGACGAGTTCGTCGCCGCAGCGCAGGCCGAAGGCCTCGAGGTGGCACTGGACCTGGCGCTGCAGTGCGCACCGGACCACCCCTGGGCACGCGACCATCCGGAGTGGTTCACCGTGCTGCCCGACGGGACCATCGCCTACGCGGAGAATCCACCCAAGAAGTACCAGGACATCTATCCGCTCAACTTCGACAACGACCCCGCCGGGCTCTACATGGAAGTGCTGCGGGTGGTCCGTTTCTGGATCTCGCACGGGGTCAAGGTATTTCGTGTCGACAACCCCCACACCAAACCGCCCAACTTCTGGGCGTGGCTGATCGGGGAGATCAAGAACGAAGACCCCGACGTGCTGTTCCTGGCGGAGGCGTTCACCCGGCCGGCCCGGCTGTACGGGTTGGCGAAACTCGGCTACACGCAGTCGTATACGTACTTCACGTGGCGCACGTCGAAGGCCGAGTTGACCGAGTTCGGCGAGCAGATCGCCGAACACGCCGACTACGCGCGGCCCAACTTGTTCGTCAACACCCCCGACATCCTGCACGAGAGCCTGCAGCACGGCGGTCCGGGCATGTTCGCGATCCGCGCGGTGCTGGCGTCGACGATGAGTTCGGTGTGGGGTGTGTACTCCGGTTACGAACTGTTCGAACACCGGGCCGTGCGGGAGGGCAGCGAGGAGTATCTGAACTCCGAGAAGTACGAGCTGCGCCCACGTGATTTCGACGCCGCGCTGGCCGACGGTGAGTCGCTCGAACCATTCATCGCGCGCCTCAACGAGATTCGCCGGGTGCACCCCGCACTGCACGAACTGCGCACCATCAAGTTCCACTTTCCGGACAACGACGCGGTCCTGGCCTACAGCAAGTTCGACCCGGCCACCGGTGACCAGGTTCTCGTCGTGGTGACACTCAACCCATTCGGGCCCGAGGAGGCCACGGTGTGGTTGGACATGGCCGCATTGGGAATGGAGCCTTACGACAGGTTCTGGGTGCGCGACGAGATCACCGGAGAGGAATACCAGTGGGGACAGTCGAACTACGTGCGCATCGATCCCGCCCGGGCGGTGGCGCACGTGCTCAACATGCCCCAGGTGCCCGCCGATCAACGACTCAACCTGCTGCGTAGGGAGTGA
- the glgB gene encoding 1,4-alpha-glucan branching protein GlgB, with protein sequence MAKTKRVTEDTKNTVSPHLRPHTADLNRLLAGEHHDPHSILGAHEYDDHTVIRAYRPHATEVAAVVGGERHVFTHLEAGLFAVTLPFNGLIDYRLEVSYDHGGDQPHVHHTADAYRFLPTLGEMDLHLFSEGRHERLWEVLGAHPRSFDTPDGVVDGVSFAVWAPNAKGVQLIGDFNHWEGNEAQLRVLGSTGVWELFWPDFPIDGLYKFRIHGADGVVSERADPMAFATEVPPQRASRVTTSTYTWNDDAWMTQRAAQNPVFEPMSTLEVHLMSWRPGLSYVELADQLTEYVVEHGFTHVEMLPVAEHPFGGSWGYQVTSYYAPTSRLGTPDEFRYLVDRLHQAGIGVIVDWVPAHFPKDAWALGRFDGTALYEHADPRRGEQLDWGTYVFDFGRSEVRNFLVANALYWLQEFHVDGLRVDAVASMLYLDYSRPEGGWTPNIYGGRENLEAVQFLQEMNATVHKASPGIVTIAEESTSWPGVTRPTNLGGLGFSMKWNMGWMNDTLAFISRDPIHRSFHHHEMTFSMLYAFSENYVLPISHDEVVHGKGTLWARMPGDDHRKAAGVRQLLAYQWAHPGKQLLFQGQEFGQRAEWSEERGVDWYQLDENSYSGGILRMISDMNRVYTGRRALWSYDSSPEGYSWIDANDSTNNVLSFLRYGDDGSVLACVFNFSGAEHSQYRLGLPHAGTWREVLNTDAADYNGAGIGNYGAVQATDEPWHGRSASAVMVLPPLSALWFEPVPAEAPVEQEPATDPPLS encoded by the coding sequence ATGGCCAAGACAAAGCGAGTGACCGAGGACACCAAGAACACGGTGAGCCCGCATCTGCGGCCGCACACCGCCGATCTGAACCGGCTGCTGGCCGGTGAACACCACGACCCGCATTCGATCCTCGGGGCGCACGAGTACGACGACCACACCGTGATCCGCGCCTACCGTCCGCACGCGACGGAGGTCGCCGCCGTCGTCGGCGGTGAGCGCCACGTCTTCACCCATCTGGAGGCGGGCCTGTTCGCGGTGACGCTGCCGTTCAACGGGCTGATCGACTACCGCCTCGAGGTGAGCTACGACCACGGCGGGGACCAGCCGCACGTGCACCACACCGCCGACGCGTACCGGTTCCTGCCCACGCTGGGCGAGATGGACCTGCACCTGTTCTCCGAGGGTCGCCACGAACGGCTGTGGGAGGTGCTCGGCGCCCACCCCCGCAGCTTCGACACCCCCGACGGCGTCGTCGACGGCGTGTCCTTCGCGGTGTGGGCACCCAACGCCAAGGGCGTTCAGCTCATCGGCGACTTCAACCACTGGGAGGGCAACGAGGCGCAACTGCGCGTCCTCGGCTCGACGGGGGTGTGGGAGCTCTTCTGGCCGGACTTCCCGATCGACGGCCTCTACAAGTTCCGCATCCACGGCGCCGACGGCGTGGTGAGCGAGCGTGCCGACCCGATGGCCTTCGCCACCGAGGTGCCCCCGCAGCGGGCGTCGCGGGTCACCACGAGCACCTACACGTGGAACGACGACGCGTGGATGACGCAGCGCGCCGCCCAGAACCCGGTGTTCGAGCCGATGAGCACCCTCGAGGTCCACCTCATGTCGTGGCGGCCCGGCCTGTCCTACGTGGAGCTCGCCGACCAGCTGACCGAGTACGTCGTCGAACACGGGTTCACCCACGTCGAGATGCTGCCCGTGGCCGAGCACCCGTTCGGCGGATCGTGGGGTTACCAGGTCACGTCGTACTACGCGCCGACGTCACGGCTGGGCACGCCGGACGAGTTCCGATACCTGGTCGACCGGCTGCACCAGGCCGGCATCGGGGTCATCGTCGACTGGGTTCCCGCGCACTTCCCCAAGGACGCCTGGGCGCTGGGCCGGTTTGACGGCACCGCACTCTACGAACACGCCGACCCCCGCCGCGGTGAACAACTCGACTGGGGCACATACGTTTTCGACTTCGGCCGGTCCGAGGTGCGGAACTTCCTGGTCGCCAACGCGCTGTACTGGCTGCAGGAGTTCCACGTCGACGGACTGCGGGTCGACGCCGTCGCCTCGATGCTCTACCTGGACTACTCGCGGCCCGAGGGCGGCTGGACGCCGAACATCTACGGCGGCCGGGAGAACCTCGAGGCCGTGCAGTTCCTGCAGGAGATGAACGCCACCGTGCACAAGGCCAGCCCGGGCATCGTGACGATCGCCGAGGAGTCGACGTCGTGGCCCGGCGTGACCCGTCCGACCAATCTGGGCGGGCTGGGCTTCTCGATGAAGTGGAACATGGGCTGGATGAACGACACGCTGGCGTTCATCAGCCGCGACCCGATCCACCGCAGCTTCCACCACCACGAGATGACGTTCTCGATGCTCTACGCATTCAGCGAGAACTACGTGCTGCCGATCAGCCACGACGAGGTGGTGCACGGCAAGGGCACGCTGTGGGCACGGATGCCCGGTGACGATCACCGCAAGGCCGCGGGCGTCCGCCAGCTGCTCGCCTACCAGTGGGCGCATCCCGGTAAGCAGTTGCTGTTCCAGGGTCAGGAGTTCGGCCAGCGCGCGGAGTGGTCCGAGGAGCGCGGCGTCGACTGGTACCAGCTCGACGAGAACAGCTACTCCGGCGGCATCCTGCGGATGATCTCGGACATGAACCGGGTCTACACCGGGCGCCGGGCGCTGTGGTCGTACGACTCCAGCCCCGAGGGTTACTCGTGGATCGACGCCAACGATTCGACCAACAACGTGCTGAGCTTCCTGCGCTACGGCGACGACGGGTCGGTGCTGGCGTGTGTGTTCAACTTCTCCGGCGCCGAGCACAGCCAATACCGGCTGGGACTTCCGCACGCCGGGACGTGGCGTGAGGTGCTCAACACCGACGCCGCCGACTACAACGGTGCGGGGATCGGCAACTACGGCGCGGTCCAGGCGACTGACGAGCCGTGGCACGGCAGGTCCGCCTCGGCGGTGATGGTGCTGCCGCCGCTGTCCGCGCTGTGGTTCGAACCGGTGCCCGCCGAGGCCCCCGTGGAGCAGGAGCCTGCGACCGACCCGCCGCTGTCGTAA
- a CDS encoding neutral zinc metallopeptidase, translated as MSRRQMFGAGVLAVAAMVAAGCSTTLQGRPVSVFDDPFRVAGMVATDGPTGLRPDAEEPRREVTDSDGGDTDALAAAAISDIEEFWAQAYPETFDGAEFTPVDALVSWDSADYDGMFCGADTIGLVNAGFCLVDNTIGWDRGELLPALRAANGDMGVAMVLAHEYGHAVEHQARLNRRDTPILVSEQQADCFAGAYMRWVAEGSSPRFTLSTSDGLNEVLSAVIAFRDPLFSESDELAGIDEHGSAFERVSAFQFGFTDGPGSCAAIDLREIGQRRGDLPVLLPEDQTGELPVTADSVRSIVDAMNIAFQPARPPKLDFTAEAADTCPDARPSPPVSYCPATNTLVVDLPGLEVMGAQQEDVGTSGLATGDNTAYSVLMSRYLQAVQHERGLVLDTAEAALRTACLTGAATTELTRNVTTPDGNTIALTAGDLDEAVSGILTNGLAASDVNGESVPSGFARIDAFRVGVLGDEQRCLARFP; from the coding sequence ATGAGCCGACGGCAGATGTTCGGCGCCGGGGTCCTCGCGGTGGCGGCGATGGTGGCCGCAGGCTGCTCGACGACGCTGCAGGGCCGTCCCGTGTCGGTGTTCGACGACCCGTTCCGCGTGGCCGGGATGGTGGCCACCGACGGCCCGACGGGTCTGCGTCCCGACGCCGAGGAGCCCCGCCGCGAGGTCACCGACTCCGACGGCGGGGATACCGATGCGCTGGCCGCCGCGGCGATCAGCGATATCGAGGAGTTCTGGGCGCAGGCCTATCCGGAGACGTTCGACGGTGCCGAGTTCACCCCCGTCGACGCGCTGGTGTCCTGGGATTCGGCTGATTACGACGGCATGTTCTGCGGCGCCGACACCATCGGTCTGGTCAACGCCGGGTTCTGCCTGGTGGACAACACGATCGGCTGGGACCGCGGCGAACTACTCCCCGCGCTGCGGGCCGCGAACGGCGATATGGGGGTGGCGATGGTGCTCGCCCACGAGTACGGCCACGCCGTCGAGCACCAGGCCCGGCTGAACCGGCGCGACACCCCGATCCTGGTGTCCGAACAGCAGGCCGACTGCTTCGCCGGGGCCTACATGCGCTGGGTGGCCGAAGGGTCGTCTCCGCGCTTCACCTTGAGCACGAGTGACGGTCTGAACGAAGTGCTGTCAGCCGTCATCGCGTTCCGCGACCCGTTGTTCAGCGAGAGCGACGAGCTCGCCGGCATCGACGAGCACGGCTCGGCGTTCGAACGCGTGTCGGCATTCCAGTTCGGCTTCACCGACGGTCCCGGCTCGTGCGCGGCGATCGACCTGCGCGAGATCGGCCAGCGCCGCGGCGATCTGCCGGTGCTGCTGCCGGAGGACCAGACCGGCGAACTGCCGGTGACCGCGGACTCCGTGCGCTCGATCGTCGACGCGATGAACATCGCCTTCCAGCCGGCCCGGCCCCCGAAGCTCGACTTCACCGCCGAGGCCGCCGACACCTGCCCGGATGCGCGCCCCAGCCCGCCGGTGTCCTACTGCCCGGCCACCAACACCCTCGTCGTCGACCTGCCGGGACTGGAGGTGATGGGCGCCCAGCAGGAAGACGTCGGGACCAGCGGCCTGGCGACGGGCGACAACACCGCCTACTCGGTGTTGATGTCGCGCTACCTGCAGGCGGTCCAGCACGAGCGCGGTCTGGTGCTCGACACCGCGGAGGCGGCGCTGCGGACGGCGTGCCTCACGGGGGCCGCCACCACCGAGCTGACCCGCAACGTCACCACCCCCGACGGCAACACCATCGCCCTGACCGCGGGCGATCTCGACGAGGCGGTGTCGGGAATCCTCACCAACGGGCTCGCCGCGAGCGACGTCAACGGCGAGTCGGTGCCGTCCGGTTTCGCCCGTATCGACGCGTTCCGCGTCGGTGTCCTCGGTGACGAACAGCGGTGCCTGGCCCGCTTTCCCTGA